A stretch of Triticum aestivum cultivar Chinese Spring chromosome 1D, IWGSC CS RefSeq v2.1, whole genome shotgun sequence DNA encodes these proteins:
- the LOC123166885 gene encoding uncharacterized protein — MAVMDHDNGSARAPAPAPRSQPSYSCSGGSVETTHDHKLSHSDSFWTPAESLRSSSASSSSSPLSSSSSCESIPALDLDRHSSLSSTSSYESLHHVEAAADHDYSSSPDEFMPATLPPAVQTMMAQGQPAGYDPKRLPSSMFRTQSTCPAQWSATSNDQLFSIQLENSGGDGPLYLVGDLYYDDAGVFHRVSTVARLPAVPEMSTGNSSRSLCVRDDCAGCRTSMNKKSVRFATADGVAGPRSLPAALEETDASAAETGAAAEACWCCWPSMWWPSCACRGCDCRWS; from the exons ATGGCGGTCATGGACCACGACAACGGTTCTGCGCGCGCACCGGCACCGGCGCCGAGGAGTCAGCCCTCGTACTCCTGCAGCGGCGGCAGCGTCGAGACCACTCACGACCACAAGCTTTCCCACTCCGACTCCTTCTGGACGCCGGCCGAATCGCTGCGGTCGTCGTCcgcttcgtcgtcgtcctcacctCTATCCAGCAGCTCGTCGTGCGAGAGCATTCCCGCACTCGACCTTGACCGGCACTCGTCCTTGTCCTCCACATCCTCCTACGAGAGCTTGCACCacgtcgaggcggcggcggaccacgACTATTCTTCCTCTCCCGACGAGTTCATGCCGGCAACGCTGCCGCCGGCAGTCCAGACGATGATGGCGCAGGGGCAGCCCGCTGGGTACGACCCGAAGAGGCTCCCTTCATCGATGTTCCGCACGCAATCCACGTGCCCCGCCCAATGGAGCGCCACCTCGAACGACCAGCTGTTCAGCATCCAGCTGGAAAACTCCGGCGGGGACGGCCCGCTTTACCTTGTCGGCGACCTCTACTACGACGACGCTGGGGTGTTCCACCGCGTCTCAACCGTCGCGAGGCTGCCGGCCGTCCCAGAGATGTCGACAGGAAACTCCAGCCGGAGTTTGTGCGTGAGGGATGACTGCGCGGGGTGCAGAACAAGCATGAACAAGAAGTCCGTCAGGTTCGCCACCGCCGATGGCGTCGCCGGCCCGCGCAG TCTTCCGGCCGCGTTGGAGGAGACGGACGCATCGGCGGCGGAAactggcgcggcggcggaggcttGTTGGTGCTGTTGGCCGTCGATGTGGTGGCCAAGCTGCGCGTGCCGCGGATGCGACTGCCGATGGTCCTGA